The following proteins are co-located in the Rippkaea orientalis PCC 8801 genome:
- the lpxA gene encoding acyl-ACP--UDP-N-acetylglucosamine O-acyltransferase — MLTDQSKRDALLNTHIHPTAVIHPKAELHPTVTVGPYAVIGENVKIGAQTTIGAHAVIEGPIEIGIGNRIFPSAVIGLEPQDLKYKGAASWVKIGDYNTIREFVTINRATHADEVTEIGSHNLLMAYVHVAHNCVIEDHVIIANAVALAGHVHIESRAVIGGALGVHQFVRIGRNAMLGGMSRIDRDAPPYMAVEGNPSRVRALNLIGLKRAGLTAEDLSSLKKAFRLLYRSQLTFKEALEELQALSNNQYVEYLYQFLQASTTGEKRRGPIPGKN; from the coding sequence ATGCTGACTGATCAAAGCAAGAGAGATGCCCTTTTGAATACACACATCCACCCCACTGCTGTTATTCATCCCAAAGCAGAACTTCATCCCACTGTTACCGTGGGACCCTATGCTGTGATTGGCGAAAATGTCAAAATTGGGGCACAAACGACCATTGGAGCCCATGCGGTTATTGAAGGACCGATTGAAATTGGCATTGGTAATCGCATTTTTCCCAGTGCGGTCATCGGGTTGGAACCCCAAGACTTAAAATACAAAGGGGCAGCCAGTTGGGTAAAAATCGGCGATTACAATACAATTCGGGAATTTGTTACCATTAACAGGGCAACCCATGCCGACGAAGTGACTGAAATTGGAAGCCATAATTTATTAATGGCTTATGTTCATGTTGCTCACAACTGTGTCATTGAAGATCATGTCATCATTGCTAATGCGGTTGCTTTAGCGGGTCATGTTCATATTGAATCACGGGCAGTTATCGGTGGTGCATTAGGCGTTCATCAATTTGTCCGCATTGGACGTAATGCCATGTTAGGGGGTATGAGTCGCATTGATCGAGATGCACCTCCGTATATGGCCGTGGAAGGGAACCCCTCGCGGGTGCGAGCACTCAATTTAATTGGGTTAAAACGAGCCGGGTTAACGGCTGAGGATCTCAGTTCTCTTAAAAAAGCGTTTCGGCTGCTATACCGTTCACAATTGACCTTCAAAGAGGCATTAGAGGAGCTACAAGCCCTGTCTAATAATCAATATGTAGAATATCTCTATCAGTTCCTCCAAGCCTCGACAACGGGGGAAAAACGCCGAGGTCCCATCCCAGGAAAAAATTAG
- a CDS encoding DUF167 domain-containing protein — translation MKRQVKVKPNAKKQKIQEEEDGSLVVYLKSPPIEGKANQELIKLLAKKFGVSQSQISIKSGLSSRNKWVEIE, via the coding sequence ATGAAACGGCAAGTCAAAGTTAAACCCAATGCGAAAAAACAGAAAATTCAAGAAGAGGAGGATGGCAGTTTAGTCGTTTATTTAAAATCGCCTCCAATAGAGGGAAAAGCGAATCAAGAATTAATTAAATTATTGGCTAAAAAATTTGGAGTCAGTCAATCTCAGATTTCGATTAAATCAGGGTTATCCTCTCGCAATAAGTGGGTTGAGATTGAATAA